The window aagaaagaaacaaAAACTTTTGAGACTTGTagtctaaaacaagccataaatatttgtgagactgtaaatcatttcattaagggtaaaagaggAAGTTTTAAGTTAACGTATTTCTAAATATAGCAATATATTATTCTTTTTGGGACGgaccaaaaaggaaagtgtatcacataaattgggacagagggagtgaAATAAATATCACTAGAAGTTATCTATATTTTCTGCTGGCTAGCCTGTCTTTGCAAGTTTAAATTTTTATCTTCATGATTAAGGTTCAGTGGTGGATGTTAGCCTTCGATCTGAACTTTAATACATATTACTTTCTCTGTCTCATTTTATATGAATGTTTTTGACTAGAAAGGAATttaaaacaacaacatacccagtgtaatcccacaagtgggttcTAGTAGACAGGAAtttaaaaagagaaacaaaaaaaGTCTTTTGATTCATAAAAAGAAACCAACATTAGCCATACTAGCAAGACAACAATTTAAAGAGACATGTTAAGAGTTCTACATGCTCCTTTATCATTCTCCTCTAGTAAAAAAAAATCAGCTTTTATATTGAgtgttgttccaacaagtcatgtTAGTAAGCGCAAAATGGTGATatcaagattaaaaaaaaaaaaaaaaagttttgaaatatattttggacaaactaaaaaggaaaaaagatcACATAAAATGGAATAGGGCATACTAATTCGGATCTTTATCCTTGTAATCATGTACGAGCCTCCATGTTACTTTTAATGCTTAGCTCTTAAACTCTTGTGGCTCAATTCAAAGGTTTGTGTTGCTTATATCTGTCAAAAATTCTTTTGTTCTCCCTTATTGTAAACAAAGTAGATGAACACTTATAGGGGTAAGCTTTTCTCGCCTAATCTTGTTCTTTCAACGTCAGACAGCGACTGAGAAGAGAGGATTTTTACTTTGCAACGACctgtcttttttcttttaaatttgaaaaaagaaaagcaTGTCCTTGATCCGAAAAAAGGGATGGAATTTCTTCTGATAGGTCTCACCAACTATTGCAATGCCAAATTCTGGTTCTATATTATGCAGAACCATTAGGAAATGACTGTATGAGTTATGCAACTGGAAATGTAGTTGAGTACTGTGACTTCCGAAGCTTTTTGAAACGGGCCATCTGAAGCTGACTGCAAGCTTGCAATTTAATATGCTAGGGACCCCTTGGATGGAACTTACCAGAGTAAATACGTTGCCTCAAGAGATTTTGAGTTCTGAGAAGCCACAATCACCTGCAGAACATCTTAAGTTGGGAAGATCAAGAACTGAGACACCGACACATAGTAGCGGGTTTGCTAAAGAGGCCGCAAAAATTTTTGACAATAAAGGTTCCGAACAACAGAAGGTATAATGCAAAATGATTTCATCATATCACATCAAGTTTATGGCATCATTATATTATTTGGTTGTCTATCCTCTGTTGTTTGCCGATAAATTTATCATTATAACATACCTTTTTTGTGTATCTTATAAAAAGGATGGATAAAAGTTTCAGTTACTTGTGTGAGATGCGTGTTAACCACTTAAAGTGCTGCAGCTCAAATTGCTGAAGAGAATAGCTACTGTCAAAGATGATGGTACTGTGGAATTTAATATTCCGGGTGATGATGAAACCACCAGAGTGCTTGAAACTGGATCTGAAAGTGTACATACTGCAGTTGAGGATGAACCTCTTGATGCAACAGAACTTCAATATTTTCCACCTATGCAGATTGTAATGCTTATTGTAGGAACACGCGGTGACGTGCAGCCCTTTACTGCAATTGGCAAGCGTCTGCAGGTACTTGGACATCATTTGGCAAACATATTGTATATGTACAAGTTAAGGGTGTCCCTAGGttgtagatacgtatgtatgTGCTCTTTGCATCTCAATTTGGTGATAGTGGATTTGCAGATCTTTCTGATAGGTGTGTCTATTTCTCTATGTATTAAATTCTACAACGGAAATTGGACATGCCACATTTCTTTTTCCGGTTTCCATCTTTTTCTTTTGGCTGCAATGCTAATAATTGATTCTCCCACATCGGTTGTGGGATGGGTGTTTGGACTCCTTATATGGACTCGAGCAATCCTTCCcttatgagctagcttttgggttgAGTTAGTCCCAAGGTCCATTTCTTTAACATGGTATTAGAGCCAGGCCCATCCCCAATTCTTTGTTCACCGATGTTGGACCCCAAATTATATTGTCCACGCTCCAGTTAACTAGGCCTGAGTGTGCGGGGGAGTGTTGATTCTCCCACATCAGTTGTGGGATGGGTGTTTGcactccttatatggacttgggtagtcctcccctcatgagctagctgTTTGAGGTTGAGGTAGGCCCAAGGTCCATTTCTTTAACGCTAGTTATTTATAAAGATCCAGCCTTCTGAATGAGATCTTGATATTCAACATCCTGCACTCTCCCAACCCTGTCCAGATCTTGTTTCATTTCTGCTCGTTGTCTGACCCCAATTTTGTTGTAGAAATTGGATTTGATAACTTCTCGTGAAAAAAGAACTTGTAGTGATTTGTCAATCCTTGTCATAGTGGAAAAGAGTATCATGTGGTCTATGTTAGTTTCTTGACAGAACTGTTGATGCAGGATTTTGGCCATCGAGTGAGGTTGGCGACCCATGCAAATTTCAAAGAGTTTGTCTTGACTGCTGGATTGGAATTCTATCCCCTTGGGGGTGATCCAAAAATTTTGGCTGGATGTATGTTCCTAAATTCCTGTTTGTTTTGTAACTTATCTGGCAATCTATTTCGGGTCTCCTGTCTTGCTTGTCCTTTGTGCTATTTCTGTTCATTTGCCAATGGATGTTtcctattttaaaaatattttaaactacATTGTGAGATTGAGTTGCTTATTCATCATAATCTTTTGCCACTGTGCTCAGCCTGAAAGAAATGGTGGAGAACCAGCTTTTTCTTGGTTTACATGCTTATGGAGAACCTTGACATTAAATAACCACGACGGAGAATTTACTGATAAGCATGTATTTCAACTTCTTATTAACTTTTCTAGTTCATATAAGCATCTTATTATATTGCTTAGATGCACTTCATCTTTTTCTTAAAACTCATTACAGCTGTGGTCTGTGGGAGTTTTCACTTTATTCACACTGCACTAAACGACTGCATCATTGCCCCTAGCTTTGCTTTGCCTGCAGATTTTCTTTTTGTGATTTCACTTGGAAAGGAATTTAAGGATTAGTATATGATGTATCTTTTTCCTACATATTATTTGCAACGTAAATTTCATACTTGCATTTGTGCTGTCTATCTGGCAGTGTATATCTGGTGTAGGTGTCCCCCATGCGTAAGTAATTAAATGTATAGGTTCTACCACATGATGTCAATTTTCTTTTCTTGCATCCACAGACATGGTAAAAAACAAAGGATTCTTACCGTCCGGACCTTCAGAAATCCCTACTCAGAGAAATCAGTTGAAGGAGATTATATACTCTCTACTCCCAGCCTGCAAAGAACCTGATATGGATACAGGAGTTCCCTTTAGAGCAGATGCAATTATTGCTAATCCCCCAGCATATGGTGAGACTAGTAGTTTATCTATATCTTCGGTACTATTTAATTCATTTCCTTGTTTATATACTGGCTTGCACCTTTCTTTCCTATTATTGTCATTGTCAAACTCTCCTATATGCTGATATTTGTCAAGTGATTTGCATCAAGTTTTGTTAAGAGGCTGAATCAATAGTTTTATAGGTAATAAGAAACAATGGAAAGATGTTTCTCCAGCAGTTTGAATAAATATTTCAGGTACTGACTCAAAAAGCACATAGTAAGCTCCTTATTGGAAAGGGCAACTATAAGTGAGTAATGCTTGGACAGAGTAAATTATATTACCCCATATAGTAGGGAAAACTCTCCACCTGTGTGTCAAGCCTGTGGTGTGTCTTTTTGCAGCATgcggtaattttttttattatattctCAATTTTTGCTTCGTCAATTTAGTGGAGAATAGATTCACTCATATTACATTTGGCAATCAGAGAGACTGTAATCACCGAAAAGAAACTGTCTCGGATAATGTTATTGATTCGAACAGTTATTTGCATATAATGAAAAAAGTTACTGCTATATTGGAGATTGTTTAAGTGCTTACGTTGGATTGGTGTTCATTAACTCGGCACTTTAATGTATGAAAGTAGTAGTGACATATTAATCCAGCAAATGTGTTCAATTAGTAATGTTGTGACTCACAACTGTGTAGTCGAGGTATGTATTTTACTTTAAACTCGGAAGATGCGTTTTATGTGCATATTTACCACTACTTCAGATATGTGAAAATATCATCTTGATGAGGAGTATTGTTTATGAATGACGATTAGTAGTTAAATATTGTTCGTTGGGTTAGAAGCATTATTACGGAGTGGTAAATACACATGATTGACCTTCAAGTTTTAATCATTACGGTTAAAGTCATGGAGTTGGATCTGAAGGATGATTGTGTGCGGTTTGCAGCTAATAAAATTGAATTTTTAGTTGATATTCACGTTTGTGGCCATTGGGTTTGACATATGAGGCAACCATATAACATGTTCCTATATTGTGTGTGCTTGGCTTAGTTTATTGGTTCATAAATTGACCATTTCAATCTGTTGGGGGCTCCACATCAAAGCTGTTTTGCTAATTAAACATTTCGGATGTATATAGATGTTCACGTGATGAAAGAGTAGTATGTCCTACTAACATTGAATCGCATTTCAGGGCATGCACATGTTGCAGAAGCATTGCAAATCCCAATTCATATATTTTTCACAATGCCATGGACGTAAGTCTGCTCGGATAATATAGGCTTCAGAGGCTATTTAATTTTTCATTCTATTCACTTCAATTAAGATATCCTGTTGACAAGCTAGATCTCGGCCTTTACTTATCACTAAGTATCATTTTATCTTTTGTACAGGCCAACTACTGAATTTCCTCATCCTTTGTCCCGTGTTAAGCAACCAGCTGGATATAGGGTTAGTTGGATTTTGGCATCAGCCTTTTGTATCTTGTGTTTACTGTTTATTTGATGTTGCAATGCTATGCTGTGCTCGTTTTCTAACTCCCATTCCCATCCTTCCCACTTGAAAGAAAATGGTTGGTATCTGTTCACCGTTTGCTCTTTTATGAACTTTGCAGCTATCATATCAGATTGTTGACTCCTTGATTTGGCTAGGAATACGCGACTTGATTAATGATGTTAGGAAGAAAAAACTGAAACTACGACCAGTCACATACTTAAATGGTTCACAAGGCTCTGAGTTGGATATCCCACATGCATATATTTGGAGTCCTCACCTTGTTCCTAAACCAAAAGGTATTCATTTTTCTGTTAATCTGATATACAAGTCCTTTCTCTTTTCAACCTTAACTTAGTTCTGAAGGTCTAATAGTTCATAGTCCAAATTACTGTATGGTAAATCCCTTTTCATATTCAGTTACTCCTATGGGATGCCTTGATTCTTTTAATTGAGTTGTAACTCTAGCTTCGTACTGTCTGACTTTTGCAGATTGGGGACCTAAGATTGATGTGGTGGGATTTTGCTTCCTTGATCTTGCGACGGGTTATGAACCTCCAGAATCACTTCTTAACTGGCTTAAAGTTGGTCCAAAGCCCATATACATTGGGTTTGGTAGTCTTGTGAGTTTCTTAAAGCCTTGCTTTCTTTATAATATTTTCTCTATCTATCCTCTTCTCCCCTCCCCTCGATccaacaaaaataaaaaggaaaagaaatgaaAGCAAATTCTCTCCTTATGTAAACATCCGTCGCTTCTTTAGTTCTGTCGAGGAAGCTTTTGAAAAATGGGCTGTGGTGACGTCTTGTAGTTGTGCCCTTGCAGTTGGACTCTGGTGGTTAGTGGTTAAATGTGTGTAATttgaactacaacaacaatctaTTGTTTCATTTCAGACACTTCTCTCCACATACTTTATCTCGTTCTACAAATCAAATGAATGTTTGATAAACtgacttccccccccccccccccccccccccccccccttacttCAGATCCATCTTCTACTtttaacttattttttcaatCTCAGCCTGTTCAAGATCCACAGAAAATGACTGAGACAATTGTTAATGCACTCGAAATCACTGGGCAAAGGGGAATCATTAATAAAGGATGGGGTGGTCTGGGAGACTGTAAGTTCTCTCCTGTATTACTTTGTTCTGCTTATGAGAATAACCTGTTTGTTTTTCTATAGCACGTGTTTTGACTAttttagtagatcatctttctgAGAGTATATTCTCAGCTTATTTACctgcttttctttttctctccagTGGCGGAACCAAAAGATTTTGTGTATTTGCTCGATAACTGTCCCCATGATTGGCTTTTCTTACAGTGTGCCGCAGTGGTGAGTCTTCATTACCTTGATTTTTTGTTTCTTTATTCTTTAAGATATCCAttacttttttctttctttaagcTACTCATAATAAGATAAAGGTGGGTTAAGGAAACATAGGAATAGAGGTTCATAGTTTCGGTTttgtgggttttttttttttttggagggggggggggggggggggggggggggggttgcgcataagagttgagagaattgagaATCTTTTTCATAAGATcaggagctttttttttttttcttttcttttcttatatcaATTTAAGATCGATGAAATATTTCCCGTCGTATTTCTTACTATGATTGTACTTCTCTTTCTTTGGCAGTGCATCCATGCTTTCTTTAATATTGATTTCTGAATTATTAAAAAAAGGGTCTGTGTGCATATGACTTATATTTGCTTTTCCATTTCTAAAGCTTCTAAGTTTGAAGATTTCTCTGAGTGTTGTCGATTTCTCCTCCAACTGGAGTGTATTTTTCTAGAACATCGGCCAGCCCAGATATGTAATGTTAACGTGATAAGAGCAATTGTTTGGATTAGAAATGAGTAGTTCCTCTTATGCATTTTTAGAATGTGATAAAGCATTTAGCTCTCATCATAATCTTTGTGTCACTTCCTTTCTCTTTTAATTCTGTCAATTGATAATGGGACAGATAGGATATTTTGTTGCAATTTCAGGTCATATTCCAATTGATAACACTATGAGTTTGGTTGGGTGGGTGAATTGGGGACTTAATATTTTATCGTGCTGTTAAGCTATAAACTGCTATGGAGTGAGGGGTTGGATCGATGGGCTATTCCAAATCTCTGTCGCTTCATAGTAACGCATTCTGCTTATTTCAATGATTACTGTGCTTCAATTGAAAGATTCGTCCAACTCTATTAATGTGAATGTTTCTCGTTGAAATAGATACTGGTTTTGTGATGGAAGTAAAGGACCTATATACGCGATACCAACTAgttaccctctgtttggatggttgtttcccgtggtttattaatgtacagtatggtgttatattgtattgtactgtattaatgaacacaatgtttggatagactgtatcgtttgttgtggtttaataacatttgtattgtttggtttgactgtatggtactgtataataacttgtaagtttactaaaataccattaattcttaattagaaattaatttatactatattaataaaacaaaatagaactttaaaaaataagtaggtagagAGAGATAAGTATGAAAGTCAGGAACTCTAGTCAGTATTTTTAGTCCGGTTAGAGACTTGTACGTCAATGTTGTAGAGATAAGTGTGAAAGTCAGGAACTCTAGTTTTAGAAAACCTTTAATTATCCCGATAATTTTCCTTTCAGGTGCACCATGGCGGTGCCGGAACAACTGCTGCTGGTCTTAAAGCTGCGGTAATGTTTCAAACTTCTGTTGTACGTTCATTTTCCGGCTAATATCTTTTTGGTTTGCTTGTAACTTATCACCTTTATTCGATGACAGTGTCCAACAACTATTGTCCCTTTCTTTGGTGACCAGCCATTTTGGGGCGAAAGGGTGCATGCCAGAGGTGTAGGCCCTTCACCCATACCAGCTGATCAATTTACACGTGATAAGCTGGTTGATGCAATCAAATTCATGCTTGATCGACAGGTATTTTACTGGAATCTTTAGCAGGGATAATAGCACTTTTGGTCCCTTAGTTATGGGTAAATTCTTATTTTGGTCTTTCTGATATATGAATCAgcatatttaaccttcaattaatttgAATGTGTGCTTTTGGTCCCTTTATGGAGGAAATATGTCAAATTTAGACTATTTTTAGAAGTATATCCCCCTCAAATATGGATTAACAATACAAGTTTTAACATAACACTTGGGTAATTAAATGTTAAAACATTTAATACTTCAGGAGATTTGATTATTCACAAGCAAAGGGATCAAAATTGCACATTCTaagtaattgaaggttaaatgtgcttagtCAGATATCGTAAGGACTAAAATCAGAACATTCCAATAACTAAGGGACCAAAAATGCTATTAATACCTTATACTGTAATCCGATAAAGCTATGTGCCAAGTGTTTGCTCAAGTCTTTACAATAGTCTACAGTTCTTGGagacataattaagtaaataaaaatgtAATCTTTCTAATAGCTtcagcttttagatgagatggtcacacactaCTACGTGGTAACAGAGCATACAGAGGTCCTGGGTTCTAGTCTCATCTGCGACCTATTACATTAAAAAGGTTCTCCATGTGCTTGACTTATCCTCTTATTTCAGTCGTGAACTATTTCGGATGTTTGAACCAATGAGCAAAGCTCGAAAAGTTTCTGATATGAACTAGTGAGATGGTCCCACACTTAACAAAGATAACAAGAAACTTTGACTTTTGGTGAGGTTATAATGTGCTATCTCGGCTGAAAACTTATCCTCTTATTTCATTGGTGAACTATTCTGGATGTTTTAATCACGAGCAAGCTCGAAATGTTTTTGTTATTAACTAGTGAGATGATGCACAGGTGAAGGAGCGGGCGGTAGAGCTAGCCAAAGCTATGGAGAATGAAGATGGGGTCACTGGAGCAGTAAAAGCCTTCTTTAAGCAGCTACCACCCAAAAAAAAACTCGAGCCTCAGCCATTGCGTAAAGAATCGAGTGTCTTTTCAATAAGAAGCTGCTTTGGCTGTTCCTAGACCTGAGTGGTAAAAGATGTACTCCTGTATTTGTGCATTCTTCTCTAGTAACTATTGTGTATCCCATTCCTGtaattatgtattattatttataCGTATTTTCACCGGTTCTCTTCTGCCAGAAAGAAATTATGAGCCGGTCTATGCTGACCCCAACTTTCTTGGGATTGAGGCGTAATTGTTGTAATATCACTCTTCCATAAATTTACTTGCACATTGCTTCCCCCCAAAAGATACCAATTGTATTTCATCAAAGAAGAATACGGGTTGTAATGACAGttccaaattttcctagaatttatcCACATTCATGTTTTTATCGTCCTTTTACTGACATGATCTAGCCCTCCTATGATTCTTAACTATTTTGCAGAAACTTATGTCATGTTTCCATATCTCTATTTTGAGCACTAGCACCTCTTGCGCCTTGCGATTTTGTGCTTTGATTCTTCCAATATATTTAGCACGAATGTGTTTATTTTATCTGGTGATGTATTGACATGATAAATGTTGTAGAAATATGGATGTTAATACGGATATATACCAATTGAAAAAACACTTTTGACAAATGGCAACAAGTAGACTTGAAATCTCACAATCAATGAGGAACGGAACACATATAAGCTAGGCTAATATTAGTTGGAATTTGTCTCAAGAACAGAACACTATATAAGCAATGTTAATATTAGTAGGAATTCTGTAGGATTGAAGGAACCTGAACATAGTGAATTGGATATTAGATGATACATATAATAGACTCGAGCTCATCTCAGATTGAGGGTGGTCAACTGATTGATTTATTTGtggtttcttttttcttttcctgaATTGATGACAAATGGCATGGCCATCTATTTCTAGGTGTTACACAATACTGGATAATTCTGCCCATCAATCTTCAAAAAATCATCTAATTTTTTTGTTTCCACCGCTTTTTTGAACCTTGGTTTCCCATATTCTTTATTGGGAAAATAATAGTCTATGACtatttaggaaaaataattaCTCGAAATAGCCCATATTTGtgaaattactcaaaatggcTCAATTTGTACCCCCCTCTTTAAAAGTCTGTTGTATATTTGTACCCTCACTACAATTGAAAAAatgttgtatattgttgtatacaattgaattttcttggatataaacacctcttatacattattatacactccATACATTAtaatacacttttatacaaggttgatacattgtctACTCCAGATGTATAAaattgtatattgttgtataatgttgtatattgtgaaaaATTGTCTATGTGctgtgtaatttaaaaatatcgCTACGCAAATATAATTTATATGCTAGATTGTACATTATTGAAATTTCCCGTTCTTTATTCGAGCTTTCATTGTGTGGTATGAAACACTCTTGAATTAATAAGTAGAACTCGCACTAGTTAGTCAATTTCAAATTTTGGCCTGAAGAAGGTAGACACTTCAGACTATTACTATTTTGAATTTGAAAATATTGCTGAGACGTGTCTAAAATGCACCTGAATGTGCCTTTGAGTGTATGTGTATCTAGGGGTGGCAAATGGGTCATTTGGGCTAAAGTTGGACGGGTCAAGATGAACTGAAACTATAGATAGGCCAAAGGCCAACCCTGCCCAAAGATTGTTTGGGCTAAGATGAGTTGGGTCAAGATGGGCTAAATGAAGGGTCATAACCCAACCTGCCCAACTTAACCCACCTTTACAACATTTTGAGAAACTAAAAATATTGATATTCTTTTATTGTAAATATTTCTCGCTCATGGTTTTCTAAATAAACGgtgttttgaaaatcaaatttaaaTACTTTTAACTCAAACGTATGCTTTTACTCAAAATAATAAAGATACACTGTAAATATTTCCTTATAAGTTATCCCAACACATAAATTATATTCGAAATTATTTCggaaataaattaaaagaaaaataaatgttAATTGACGTAATGAATATTGAGTTTGTCAGATTCCTCTCTTTTCCCTTTTgtcttatttatatattttatggTTGTCTTGTACATAACTAAGAGTGGCAAGCGTATGTCCGATATGAGTCAAAAATAAGTTAAACAAAAACGGATAACCATAGACctttaggaaaaaaaaattaaaactttaaaataaaaaggTTACtagtaaaaaaatttaaataaggaaataaaaaaaattcttaaaaattttaaaaaattacaaaaataaatttaaataataattaaaaaagaagTTAATCATGTTTTGTAGATTTTATTCTTATGAATGGAGGACAATTGATAAGTCAATTTGAGCTCATTTGATGGGCCAGTTTGGGCTTATGATTTTTTATGGGTCAACTTGAGCTAGCCCAAATGAGGCCATCTTCAAAATCACTCTAGCTCAAACCCATTAAAATTTGAACGGGTTGAGCAGGTCAAATGGATTTGGGCTAGCTTTACCACCCCTAAGTGTATCTAAGCTTTGAATTCAAAGAtcaaattcaaatttcaaacCCAAAGGTCTAAAGTTAACTTTGACAattcaaaacttcaaatcttcaggtTGAAGTTTTCAAACTTCCACCCACACCCGAAGGTCTCAAGTTATAAACTGGCCTAGTTGAACTTTAATAAATATTTTGTAAACTTCGACTATCTTTTATATAGCAATCCTCCAAGCAGCAATTTGCACACTTGGCCAAATTACAATATGCAGAAAGAGTAGCAAATCAAAATCCGGAAGCAGCTTTGTGCTGTTTTATGATTAGAGGCTGGTGTTTGTGGGCTGATTACTCAAGGAAAATCTCGATACTTTGTTTTCTGATAAAAACTTATCCGTATCGGGGGTTTACACCAAGCTAGGAGATGCATGTCATGTGTTCGTATGGACCTCTTATCACTTAACTATGAATAATTAATTCATATTCTCACTTCATTAAACCACTTAATCATGGTAAGTTAAATTAGTTTGGTGTAAACACTAGGTACAGATAAATATTTACTGTGAAGGCAAGTTGATATACCTTCCTTTTGCAAAATAATCAACTACCAACTTGGTGTATAATCATATTTTGACCCTTTTAAACTTGTATATTGAGTATTCATTGTCCCAGGGCGGTCACTGACCATGTAAAGATCAATTGTTTCTTCACATCAGCATAAGCACCATTCAACTGAAATACTGCAACCTTCCAGATCGGATTTGTGATATAGAAAACAAGGAAAATTTTAAGAATAAAAAGGAAACCTATTTCCACTAAAGTGTAAATTCTCAGGAAACTACTTTTAGATAATTAATATATTGGTACAAGAAACTCAGAAATTTACAACTAACTGGAAAACTATTACCTTACAACCAATAAATTCAAGAATAGAGGATTCCTTTACTATAAGACTTGAAGGCCTACTAGCTATTTTGAAAGAAGCCAGATACATTGTTAATTACCGCGAACAAGTTTTGTTTTCTGCATTTCTTACTTGTACTTTTCCATTATTCTTCTAGCTTCTTCTAGACTGTCGTCAACA is drawn from Lycium barbarum isolate Lr01 chromosome 8, ASM1917538v2, whole genome shotgun sequence and contains these coding sequences:
- the LOC132605695 gene encoding sterol 3-beta-glucosyltransferase UGT80A2-like, with protein sequence MAEPSRKFDRLTSSSSSSSSSSCRSVEKENDSNTTGADVDNREVVSGSVNNGVTDSSGTPWMELTRVNTLPQEILSSEKPQSPAEHLKLGRSRTETPTHSSGFAKEAAKIFDNKGSEQQKLKLLKRIATVKDDGTVEFNIPGDDETTRVLETGSESVHTAVEDEPLDATELQYFPPMQIVMLIVGTRGDVQPFTAIGKRLQDFGHRVRLATHANFKEFVLTAGLEFYPLGGDPKILAGYMVKNKGFLPSGPSEIPTQRNQLKEIIYSLLPACKEPDMDTGVPFRADAIIANPPAYGHAHVAEALQIPIHIFFTMPWTPTTEFPHPLSRVKQPAGYRLSYQIVDSLIWLGIRDLINDVRKKKLKLRPVTYLNGSQGSELDIPHAYIWSPHLVPKPKDWGPKIDVVGFCFLDLATGYEPPESLLNWLKVGPKPIYIGFGSLPVQDPQKMTETIVNALEITGQRGIINKGWGGLGDLAEPKDFVYLLDNCPHDWLFLQCAAVVHHGGAGTTAAGLKAACPTTIVPFFGDQPFWGERVHARGVGPSPIPADQFTRDKLVDAIKFMLDRQVKERAVELAKAMENEDGVTGAVKAFFKQLPPKKKLEPQPLRKESSVFSIRSCFGCS